From a single Ignavibacteriales bacterium genomic region:
- a CDS encoding T9SS type A sorting domain-containing protein yields MRTSLRGMLFLSVIMLGIAQQNAAAQTITSTVTGGRWNSGGAWIGGVVPSSGSDVVIAGTVAFENGDGSCRNLTVNAGGTLNNTTDYYANERILIVNGNVTNNGSIASYGNQPLVLRVKGNITNNGTWTPRRVELNGTGTQTLTAGAANRYSCVITVDTTSKPSVAAGSNLTFTSTVDLGKRTLDMKSFSLTFVGEGTLLTNGTVLSAKDITGLPGYNQYGTANYSAMYNVTYSGAVNIRGRIQINHTVTFIGNTTITDTIESISDYYSNERLLKITGNLTNNGIIRWGGRNPMALNVSGDITNNGKWIHNRTDLSGTGNQVITLGPGKRFESPFRVTDSLGMIVAASDVVFTGSFNLNKTVMDMKNYSITLVSEAAGFTNGIVINTRDIIGSPGYNIYGTPNYPMMNNITYDGAIYLKGRLQINTLVTMRGSVTVVDTVESISEYYSNPRTLAVVGNITNNGIMRYTGRNPFIVSVTGNLLANKPITNQGVQLAGTGNRTIVDRLSTAPYSSIGEKVVLVGDNYLPNLTVAANSKCLLANGATIFTANGTLDPALDNWSCITTTRKFTGIADYSFFKSRIKVLPNVAIDSVRILSYGHQVPSTYAGAVKCYWRVRTFASNPRQSFSSMTFLYDDVLLGTNTESALQVYQSQDSGMTWKQVSTTANLTRDLNGNSITLADAPGFGDYVISSTADPSSVRPSIVVSISGRNQIRIGGAPNRYTINYYNNSDSPTLDFLLPVMTEKFVHIKSAEITQLDGRKDIFPADSICYDGDDSSAVFWVAPMNPREARAFDIILTSDSPPVSKLSGASPLRLGKDSEILIEPLTTAAAAAVTYVVTKYGAKIVASGIDYLGKKAEEATTLPPDKMDKAKIIFANTGDIYLPQAKKENIGSEPVKKVGEKLSKILITKAMNITGGAYDIAASTIGAVKRVVPNLRARLWVWLMDDVGYFGVTETTDVEISSKSLKKTNPVRSFDPNEKVGPTGFGTQNYITSAGKMNYRILFENKKEATAPAWKITIVDTLRAEFDPESFEFGATSHDSAQYVWKKTRTGNMVRWEIEGIDLPPNVTPPQGEGWVAFSVNAKPNLTSGTTIKNRATIVFDMNAPIATNEFVNTLDFSPPKTTMKGIPTRMTASRLVVRWSGADDLNGSGVESYTVYAAKDSGTYQAIGSTTADSMVVNLDMYTHKYSFYALSKDNVGNVETARPTPISSDITNGVGESDRVTPVEFALDQNYPNPFNPSTTIAYTLASEVRASLKIYDVLGREVAGLLDEEQTPGKHSVIWDATRLSSGIYFYRLTAGDFIQTRKLVLLK; encoded by the coding sequence ATGAGAACTTCGTTACGAGGGATGCTTTTTCTCAGCGTAATCATGCTGGGCATCGCGCAGCAGAATGCCGCTGCTCAAACGATTACGTCAACAGTCACCGGGGGCCGGTGGAACAGCGGAGGCGCCTGGATTGGCGGGGTTGTCCCATCTTCTGGCAGTGATGTTGTCATCGCGGGAACCGTTGCATTTGAAAACGGAGACGGCTCATGCAGAAACCTGACTGTCAACGCTGGCGGTACACTGAACAATACGACCGACTACTACGCCAATGAGAGAATACTGATTGTGAATGGGAATGTAACGAATAATGGCTCTATCGCGAGTTATGGCAATCAGCCGCTTGTGTTGAGAGTCAAGGGCAATATCACAAACAATGGAACGTGGACACCCCGCAGAGTTGAGCTGAACGGGACCGGAACCCAGACATTGACCGCTGGGGCAGCAAACAGGTACAGCTGCGTTATCACCGTTGATACGACCTCCAAACCAAGTGTTGCCGCCGGGTCGAATCTGACGTTCACGTCCACTGTAGACCTCGGGAAGAGGACCCTCGACATGAAGTCGTTCAGCCTCACATTTGTGGGCGAGGGTACACTCCTTACCAATGGTACCGTGCTATCTGCAAAGGACATCACCGGGCTGCCCGGATATAATCAGTATGGTACCGCCAATTATTCCGCTATGTACAACGTAACGTACAGCGGTGCCGTCAATATCCGCGGAAGAATCCAGATCAACCATACCGTCACGTTCATCGGAAACACGACCATCACCGATACAATAGAGAGCATATCGGACTACTACTCAAACGAGCGCCTCCTGAAGATTACAGGTAATCTGACGAACAATGGTATTATCAGATGGGGTGGCAGGAATCCCATGGCTTTGAATGTGTCGGGGGACATCACGAACAATGGGAAATGGATTCATAACCGGACCGATCTGAGTGGGACCGGCAATCAGGTGATCACGCTCGGCCCGGGCAAGAGGTTTGAATCGCCGTTCAGGGTAACAGATTCTCTCGGAATGATCGTCGCCGCCAGCGATGTAGTCTTCACAGGCAGCTTCAATTTGAACAAGACTGTCATGGACATGAAGAATTACAGCATCACGTTGGTCAGTGAGGCGGCCGGGTTCACCAATGGGATTGTGATCAATACAAGAGACATCATAGGATCCCCGGGGTACAACATCTATGGGACGCCAAACTATCCGATGATGAACAATATTACCTATGATGGTGCGATTTACCTCAAAGGACGTCTGCAGATAAACACATTGGTGACGATGAGAGGCAGCGTCACAGTCGTCGACACGGTCGAGAGTATTTCTGAGTACTATTCTAACCCGCGGACTCTTGCCGTCGTTGGAAACATCACCAACAACGGTATCATGCGATATACTGGCAGAAATCCTTTCATCGTGAGTGTGACAGGCAATCTCCTGGCGAACAAGCCGATCACCAACCAGGGTGTTCAACTTGCGGGCACGGGCAACAGAACAATTGTTGACCGGCTCAGTACGGCGCCCTATTCTTCTATCGGGGAGAAAGTGGTGTTGGTGGGTGACAACTACCTGCCTAATCTGACAGTTGCTGCCAACTCGAAGTGCCTGCTCGCAAATGGTGCAACAATCTTTACCGCCAACGGGACTCTCGATCCTGCGCTCGACAATTGGAGCTGCATAACGACAACAAGGAAGTTCACGGGAATCGCAGACTATTCGTTCTTCAAGTCCCGAATCAAAGTCCTGCCAAACGTCGCCATCGACTCGGTGCGAATTCTATCCTACGGCCATCAGGTCCCTTCGACGTATGCAGGCGCAGTCAAATGCTACTGGCGCGTCAGGACGTTTGCGTCGAATCCGAGACAGTCTTTTTCATCCATGACATTCCTCTATGACGATGTTCTGCTCGGAACGAATACTGAATCGGCCCTTCAGGTCTATCAATCTCAGGACAGCGGGATGACGTGGAAGCAGGTCTCAACGACCGCCAACCTCACTCGCGATCTGAATGGCAATTCCATCACTCTTGCTGACGCTCCTGGATTCGGAGACTATGTCATCTCTTCGACAGCCGATCCATCATCCGTCAGGCCGTCGATAGTTGTGTCGATCTCGGGCAGGAATCAGATCAGGATCGGCGGTGCCCCGAACCGGTATACGATTAATTACTACAACAACTCGGATTCCCCGACGCTCGATTTCCTTCTGCCCGTCATGACAGAGAAATTCGTCCATATCAAGAGCGCTGAGATTACCCAGCTGGATGGACGAAAAGACATCTTCCCGGCAGACAGCATCTGCTATGATGGGGACGATTCGTCGGCTGTCTTCTGGGTCGCTCCGATGAATCCCCGCGAAGCGCGAGCGTTCGACATTATTCTGACATCTGATTCTCCGCCGGTGAGCAAATTGTCAGGTGCGAGTCCACTTCGCCTGGGCAAGGACTCAGAGATTCTGATAGAACCGCTCACAACCGCGGCAGCCGCGGCAGTGACATACGTCGTTACGAAGTATGGCGCAAAGATTGTTGCTTCGGGGATAGACTACCTCGGTAAGAAAGCAGAGGAAGCCACAACGCTTCCTCCGGATAAGATGGATAAGGCGAAAATAATATTCGCCAACACGGGTGATATATACTTGCCTCAGGCCAAGAAAGAGAACATTGGCTCGGAACCTGTGAAGAAAGTCGGTGAGAAACTGTCGAAGATTCTGATTACCAAAGCAATGAATATTACGGGAGGTGCCTATGATATCGCTGCATCAACTATTGGCGCCGTCAAAAGAGTCGTGCCGAATCTCAGGGCGAGGTTGTGGGTTTGGCTCATGGATGACGTGGGGTACTTTGGAGTAACGGAAACGACGGATGTGGAAATCTCTTCGAAAAGCCTGAAGAAGACAAATCCGGTGAGGTCATTTGACCCGAACGAAAAAGTGGGACCGACCGGGTTCGGGACGCAGAACTACATCACCTCAGCTGGAAAGATGAACTACCGGATTCTCTTCGAGAACAAGAAAGAAGCCACAGCTCCGGCATGGAAGATTACGATTGTTGATACGCTGCGCGCAGAGTTCGATCCAGAGTCATTCGAATTCGGTGCCACGAGTCATGATTCTGCACAGTATGTCTGGAAGAAGACGCGAACCGGGAACATGGTACGGTGGGAGATCGAGGGAATTGATCTACCGCCGAACGTTACACCGCCGCAAGGCGAAGGCTGGGTGGCCTTTAGTGTTAATGCGAAACCGAATCTAACTTCCGGCACGACCATCAAGAACCGCGCGACGATCGTCTTTGATATGAACGCGCCGATCGCGACAAATGAATTTGTGAATACGCTTGATTTCTCTCCGCCAAAAACGACGATGAAAGGAATCCCGACCAGAATGACCGCATCGAGGTTGGTCGTTCGCTGGTCTGGAGCTGATGACCTTAATGGGTCCGGTGTGGAGTCATACACAGTGTATGCCGCGAAGGATAGTGGCACATACCAGGCAATCGGCTCGACGACGGCTGATTCGATGGTTGTGAACCTCGACATGTACACGCACAAGTACTCATTCTACGCCCTTTCCAAAGACAACGTCGGCAATGTTGAAACAGCCAGACCGACGCCTATTAGCTCAGACATTACAAATGGTGTAGGTGAATCGGACAGAGTTACTCCGGTCGAATTCGCACTCGATCAGAACTACCCAAATCCGTTCAACCCGTCGACTACGATTGCCTATACGCTGGCATCAGAAGTTCGGGCCTCGCTCAAGATCTACGACGTGCTCGGAAGGGAAGTGGCAGGTCTGCTTGACGAGGAACAGACTCCCGGGAAACACAGTGTCATCTGGGATGCCACAAGATTGTCTTCCGGCATCTACTTCTATCGTCTGACTGCGGGGGATTTCATCCAAACCCGCAAGCTCGTTCTGCTTAAGTAG